Proteins co-encoded in one Helicoverpa zea isolate HzStark_Cry1AcR chromosome 30, ilHelZeax1.1, whole genome shotgun sequence genomic window:
- the LOC124644569 gene encoding mucin-22-like isoform X4: MVSIKFLALLAVVAIVAGSPHHKSIKKKVPYAWTVSSSGSSGVTAGASAAGNAGANAVAFSSLRFLAKGIADRNSLSYKAFKWIGGRTAVSSVNDALDIVLTAAAGVGGLINLWIPGLGSLFSSLVIASARISYCVVGQPSSSHFGLVRDGKANINICANGNYGAKWGWKAYAGDYSNAALVIKGYGLENASAKVNQFLAAKGGIQALDGYEKKIASAIVVVAKLFDRDVKTWSSQDVNTVFAKSTEVLGWLANSYYPRLGGYVLADFLRLGSNKNVVNVGLDLSIFQDQLNQISSYKIQQQLLSGVKKCTDQDFNKANDDDDDDDDDDSDENQSDNGTTTKTVSAGGSQTNTGSTIGSTSTTGSGSTTGSTSTTKTVTENGSQINSGSTKTTGSTTGSSSTTGSSSTTGSSSTTGSGSTKGSTSSTGSGSTTGSTSTTKTVTENGSQINSGSTKTTGSTTGSSSTTGTGSTIGTGSTTGSGSTTGSTSTTKTATEGGFQTNTGTTKTTGSTTSSGSTTGTGSTTGSGLTTGSGSTSTTKTVTEGGSQTTSGSTTKSVSTTGSTSTTGTGSTTGTGSTTGSGSTTKSVTEGGSQTTSGSTTDSESQTYNSNNNSDNDSDNNTGNAGQKHKRSDLSDDVNGNDDSDKIEKKKKLINDLINKGKQKQGKAGSTTDVSKTNSGSSTTVTGSGSTTSSGSTTSSGTTTTKGSSTKTVSEGGSQISSGTTTSSGSTTGTGSTSGSGSTTGSGSTSTTKTVTEGGSETTKTTGSTTSSGSTTGTGSTTGTGSSTGSTSSTGSGSTTGSGSTSTTKTVTEGGSQTSSGTTKTTGSTIGSGSTTGSSSTTGSGSTTGSGSTTGSASATGSGSTTGSGSTSTTKTVTEGGSQTSSGTTKTTGSTTGSGSTTGSSSTTGSGSTTGTGSTTGTGSTTSSGSTTGSGSTTGTGSTSTTKTVTEGGSQTTKTSSTTGSGSTTGSGSTTGTGSTSSTGSTSTTKTVTESGSGSTTGSGSTKSSGSTTGTGSTTGTGSTTGTGSTTSSGSTTGSGSTTGTGSTSTTKTVTEGGSQTTKTSSTTGSGSTTGSGSTTGTGSTSSTGSTSTTKTVTESGSKTDSGSTKTTGSTTGTGSTTGSGSTTGTGSTTGTGSTTGSSSTTGSASATGSGSTTGSGSTSTTKTVTEGGSQTSSGTTKTTGSTTGSGSTTGSSSTTGSGSTTGSGSTTGSASATGTGSSTGSGSTTGTGSTSTTKTVTESGSQTSSGTTKTTGSTTETGSTTGSGSTTGSGSTTGSGSTTSSGSTTGTGSTTGSGSTTGSGSTTGSASATGSGSTTGSGSTSTTKTVTEGGSQTSSGTTKTTGSTTGSGSTTGSSSTTGSGSTTGSGSTTGSSSTTGSGSTTGSGSTTGSASATGTGSSTGSGSTTGTGSTSTTKTVTESGSQTSSGTTKTTGSTTETGSTTGSGSTTGSGSTTGSGSTSTTNTVTESGSQNDSGTTKTTGSTTGSGSTTSSGSTTGSSSTTGSGSTTGTGSTTGTGSTTGSSSTTGSGSTTGTGSTTSSGSTTGSGSTTGSGSTTGSASTSTTKTVTEGGSQTSSGTTKTTGSTTGTGSTSGSGSTTGSGSTTGSSSTTGSGSTTGSSSTTGSGSTTGSSSTTGSGSTTGSGSTTGSGSTTATGSTTGSSSTTGSGSTTGSSSTTGSGSTTGSSSTTGSGSTSTTKTVTEGGSQTSSGTTKTTGSTTSSGSTTGSGSTTGSGSTTGTGSSTGTGSSTGTGSATGTGSTSTTKTVTEGGSQTSSGTTKTTGSTTSSGSTTGSGSTTGTGSSTGTGSSTGTGSATGSGSATGSGSATGSGSATGSGSATGSSSTTGSGSTTGSSSTTGSGSTTGSGSTTGSGSTTGTGSTTGSSSTTGSGSTTGSSSTTGSGSTTGSSSTTGSGSTTGSGSTTGSGSTTGTGSSTSSGSGTGSTTSSGSTTGSGSTTGSSSNTGSSSATGSGSANSGTGSNNGYGDEYTKISSTNESSDFSDGSEDSYNQKKVENGKTIEASGSKVEESEGNSASSSYSEERKNRDGSYSKVEKKSSNDAESNSSVADESKSETSSDGSFHSQKHHHVSHSSKKSSSDSSYSYSSN, translated from the exons aTGGTGTCTATCAAGTTCCTTGCACTCCTGGCAGTG GTGGCCATAGTGGCAGGGTCTCCCCACCACAAATCTATTAAGAAGAAAGTGCCCTACGCCTGGACAGTCAGTTCTTCAGGAAGTTCAGGGGTCACAGCCGGGGCTTCGGCCGCTGGAAATGCTGGT GCAAATGCAGTAGCTTTCAGCAGTCTTA GATTCTTGGCCAAAGGAATAGCTG aTCGTAACTCATTGTCCTACAAAGCCTTCAAATGGATTGGCGGCAGAA CTGCGGTGTCATCAGTGAATGATGCTTTGGATATAGTTCTGACGGCAGCCGCTGGAGTCGGTGGTCTCATCAATCTATGGATTCCTGGAC TTGGCAGTCTCTTTTCATCAC TGGTAATTGCAAGTGCTAGAATCAGCTACTGTGTGGTTGGACAACCGTCAAGCTCTCACTTCGGACTGGTTCGCGATGGAAAAGCTAACA TCAACATCTGCGCTAACGGTAACTACGGAGCCAAATGGGGCTGGAAGGCGTACGCTGGTGATTACTCCAATGCCGCTCTGGTGATCAAGGGTTACGGCTTAGAGAATGCTTCGGCTAAGGTCAACCAGTTCCTTGCTGCTAAGGGTGGCATCCAGGCTTTGGATG GATATGAAAAGAAGATCGCAAGCGCCATCGTCGTTGTTGCTAAGCTTTTCGACc gtGATGTCAAGACCTGGTCATCACAGGATGTTAACACCGTATTCGcaaaat cGACCGAAGTATTGGGATGGCTCGCAAACTCCTACTACCCACGCC ttgGAGGATACGTTTTAGCTG ATTTCCTCCGCCTTGGTTCTAACAAGAATGTCGTTAATGTAGGATTAG ATCTATCAATCTTCCAAGACCAACTGAACCAAATTTCATCATACAAAATCCAGCAACAGCTTTTATCTGGCGTGAAGAAGTGTACCGACCAAGACTTCAATAAAGCaaacgatgatgatgatgatgacgatgacgaCGATTCTGATGAAAACCAGTCTGACAACGGAACAACCACGAAGACTGTGTCTGCCGGTGGTTCACAAACCAACACCGGATCAACCATAGGTTCCACatcaaccacaggttccggatcaaccacaggttccACATCAACCACGAAGACTGTAACTGAAAATGGTTCCCAAATCAACTCCGGATCAACCAAAACAACCggatcaaccacaggttccTCATCAACGACAGGTTCCTCATCAACGACAGGTTCCTCATCAACGACAGGTTCCGGATCAACCAAAGGTTCCACATCATCGACAGGTTCCggatcaaccacaggttccACGTCAACCACGAAGACTGTAACTGAAAATGGTTCCCAAATCAACTCCGGATCAACCAAAACAACCggatcaaccacaggttccTCATCAACCACAGGAACTGGATCAACCATAGGAACCGGATCTACCACAGGTTCCggatcaaccacaggttccACATCAACCACGAAGACTGCAACTGAAGGTGGTTTCCAAACCAACACCGGAACAACCAAAACAACCGGATCAACCACATCTTCCGGATCAACCACAGGAACCggatcaaccacaggttccggATTAACGACAGGTTCCGGTTCCACATCAACCACGAAGACTGTAACTGAAGGTGGTTCCCAAACCACCTCCGGATCAACCACGAAGTCCGTATCTACCACAGGTTCCACATCAACCACAGGAACCGGATCAACGACAGGTACCggatcaaccacaggttccggCTCAACCACAAAGTCTGTAACTGAAGGTGGTTCCCAAACCACCTCCGGATCAACCACTGACTCAGAATCTCAAACCTACAACTCTAACAACAATTCTGACAATGATTCTGATAACAACACAGGTAATGCTGGTCAGAAACACAAAAGATCTGATTTATCTGACGATGTGAACGGAAACGATGATTCCGATAAGATCgaaaagaagaagaaattgATCAATGATCTGATTAACAAGGGCAAACAAAAGCAAGGCAAGGCTGGATCAACCACTGACGTTAGCAAAACCAACTCCGGTTCATCTACGACTGTTACGGGCTCTGGTTCCACAACCAGCTCCGGATCAACCACGAGTTCTGGAACAACCACGACTAAAGGATCATCTACTAAGACTGTATCTGAAGGTGGTTCCCAAATCAGCTCCGGAACTACCACATCTTCCGGATCAACCACAGGAACGGGATCAACCTCAGGTTCCGGCTCAACCACAGGTTCCGGATCCACATCAACCACGAAGACTGTAACTGAAGGTGGTTCCGAAACAACCAAAACAACCGGATCAACCACATCTTCCGGATCAACCACAGGAACCGGATCAACCACAGGAACCGGATCTAGCACAGGTTCCACATCAAGCACAGGTTCCggatcaaccacaggttccggTTCTACATCAACCACGAAGACTGTAACTGAAGGTGGTTCCCAAACCAGCTCCGGAACAACCAAAACAACCGGATCAACCATAGGTTCCGGCTCAACCACAGGTTCCTCatcaaccacaggttccggatcaaccacaggttccggatcaaccacaggttccGCATCAGCCACAGGTTCCGGCTCAACCACAGGTTCCGGTTCTACATCAACCACGAAGACTGTAACAGAAGGTGGTTCCCAAACCAGCTCCGGAACAACCAAAACAACCggatcaaccacaggttccggctcaaccacaggttcctcatcaaccacaggttccggCTCAACGACAGGAACCGGATCAACCACAGGAACTGGCTCAACCACATCTTCTGGATCGACCACAGGTTCCGGATCAACCACAGGAACCGGTTCTACATCAACCACGAAGACTGTAACTGAAGGTGGTTCCCAAACAACCAAAACCAGCTCAACCACAGGTTCCggatcaaccacaggttccggCTCAACCACAGGAACCGGATCAACCTCAAGTACTGGATCAACATCTACCACGAAGACTGTAACTGAAAGTGGTTCCggatcaaccacaggttccggCTCAACCAAATCTTCTGGATCAACCACAGGAACCGGATCAACGACAGGAACCGGATCAACCACAGGAACTGGCTCAACCACATCTTCTGGATCGACCACAGGTTCCGGATCAACCACAGGAACCGGTTCTACATCAACCACGAAGACTGTAACTGAAGGTGGTTCCCAAACAACCAAAACCAGCTCAACCACAGGTTCCggatcaaccacaggttccggCTCAACCACAGGAACCGGATCAACCTCAAGTACTGGATCAACATCTACCACGAAGACTGTAACTGAAAGTGGTTCCAAAACCGACTCTGGATCAACCAAAACAACCGGATCAACCACAGGAACCggatcaaccacaggttccggATCAACCACAGGAACTGGATCAACCACAGGAACCggatcaaccacaggttccTCATCAACCACAGGTTCCGCATCAGCCACAGGTTCCGGCTCAACCACAGGTTCCGGTTCTACATCAACCACGAAGACTGTAACAGAAGGTGGTTCCCAAACCAGCTCCGGAACAACCAAAACAACCggatcaaccacag gttccggctcaaccacaggttcctcatcaaccacaggttccggCTCAACCACAGGTTCCGGCTCAACCACAGGTTCCGCATCAGCCACAGGAACCGGATCTAGCACAGGTTCCGGATCAACCACAGGAACCGGATCTACATCAACCACGAAGACTGTAACTGAAAGTGGTTCTCAAACCAGCTCCGGAACAACCAAAACAACCGGATCAACCACAGAAACTGGATCGACCACAGGTTCCGGATCAACCACTGGTTCCggatcaaccacaggttccggCTCAACCACATCTTCTGGATCAACCACAGGAACCGGATCAACGACAGGTTCCggatcaaccacaggttccggCTCAACCACAGGTTCCGCATCAGCCACAGGTTCCGGCTCAACCACAGGTTCCGGTTCTACATCAACCACGAAGACTGTAACAGAAGGTGGTTCCCAAACCAGCTCCGGAACAACCAAAACAACCggatcaaccacaggttccggctcaaccacaggttcctcatcaaccacaggttccggCTCAACCACAGGTTCTGGCTCAACCACAGGTTCCTCatcaaccacaggttccggCTCAACCACAGGTTCCGGCTCAACCACAGGTTCCGCATCAGCCACAGGAACCGGATCTAGCACAGGTTCCGGATCAACCACAGGAACCGGATCTACATCAACCACGAAGACTGTAACTGAAAGTGGTTCTCAAACCAGCTCCGGAACAACCAAAACAACCGGATCAACCACAGAAACCGGCTCGACCACAGGTTCCGGATCAACCACTGGTTCCGGCTCAACTACAGGTTCCGGTTCTACATCAACCACGAATACTGTAACTGAAAGTGGTTCGCAAAACGACTCCGGAACAACCAAAACAACCGGATCAACCACAGGTTCTGGATCAACCACATCTTCCggatcaaccacaggttccTCATCAACCACAG GTTCCGGATCAACCACAGGAACCGGATCAACCACAGGAACTggatcaaccacaggttccTCATCAACCACAGGTTCTGGATCAACCACAGGAACCGGATCAACCACATCTTCCggatcaaccacaggttccggATCAACAACAGGTTCCGGCTCAACCACAGGTTCCGCTTCTACATCAACCACGAAGACTGTAACTGAAGGTGGTTCCCAAACCAGCTCCGGAACAACCAAAACAACCGGATCAACCACAGGAACCGGATCAACCTCAGGTTCCGGCTCAACCACAGGTTCCggatcaaccacaggttccTCATCTACAACAGGTTCCggatcaaccacaggttcctcatcaaccacaggttccggctcaaccacaggttcctcatcaaccacaggttccggATCAACCACAGGAAGTggatcaaccacaggttccggATCAACCACAGCAACTGGATCTACCACAGGTTCCTCATCTACAACAGGTTCCggatcaaccacaggttcctcatcaaccacaggttccggCTCAACCACTGGTTCCTCatcaaccacaggttccggATCTACATCAACCACGAAGACTGTAACTGAAGGTGGTTCCCAAACCAGCTCCGGAACAACCAAAACAACCGGCTCAACCACATCTTCTggatcaaccacaggttccggCTCAACCACAGGTTCCGGATCAACCACAGGAACCGGATCAAGCACAGGAACCGGATCAAGCACAGGAACCGGATCAGCCACAGGAACCGGATCTACATCAACCACGAAGACTGTAACTGAAGGTGGTTCCCAAACCAGCTCCGGAACAACCAAAACAACCGGATCAACCACATCTTCTggatcaaccacaggttccggCTCAACCACAGGAACCGGATCTAGCACAGGAACCGGATCAAGCACAGGAACCGGATCAGCCACAGGTTCCGGATCAGCCACAGGTTCAGGATCAGCCACAGGTTCAGGATCAGCCACAGGTTCCGGATCAGCCACAGGTTCCTCATCTACAACAGGTTCCggatcaaccacaggttcctcatcaaccacaggttccggATCAACCACAGGAAGTggatcaaccacaggttccggATCAACCACAGGAACTGGATCTACCACAGGTTCCTCATCTACAACAGGTTCCggatcaaccacaggttcctcatcaaccacaggttccggCTCAACCACTGGTTCCTCatcaaccacaggttccggATCAACCACAGGAAGTggatcaaccacaggttccggATCAACCACAGGAACTGGATCTAGCACATCTTCCGGATCAGGAACTGGATCAACCACATCTTCTGGATCAACCACAGGCTCCGGATCAACCACAGGCTCCTCATCAAATACAGGATCCTCATCAGCCACAGGTTCCGGATCAGCTAACTCTGGTACAGGTTCAAATAACGGCTATGGAGATGAATATACAAAGATTTCATCAACCAACGAAAGTAGCGATTTCTCAGACGGCTCAGAAGACAGCTATAATCAGAAGAAAGTAGAAAATGGCAAGACAATCGAAGCTTCTGGCTCTAAAGTGGAAGAATCAGAAGGTAACTCAGCCTCTTCATCTTACTCAGAAGAGAGGAAGAACCGTGATGGATCCTACTCTAAGGTAGAGAAGAAATCGTCGAATGATGCTGAGAGTAACAGTAGTGTAGCTGATGAAAGCAAATCGGAGACCAGCTCTGATGGCTCTTTCCACTCTCAGAAGCATCACCACGTCAGTCATTCTTCAAAGAAGAGTAGCTCAGACAGTAGCTATTCTTACTCGTCAAATTAA